The Panicum virgatum strain AP13 chromosome 5K, P.virgatum_v5, whole genome shotgun sequence genome has a window encoding:
- the LOC120708579 gene encoding ABC transporter G family member 6-like, translated as MAHAVHDRLPFLASPPAPPPPARERGRNPSLAEMLRLVGAATVDPVAAADDDGAASVFSPPLPLPATLAGGGGGGGGDGECAPIAIGRSVQFRLAFTGLTYSVRAKQQRGGRAGMLPLQRRVTAAAPDAHAPRMRALLDGISGEAREGEILAVMGASGSGKSTLIDALANRISRDALKGAVTLNGEPLTGNILKSISAYVMQDDLLFPMLTVAETLSFAAEFRLPRALSPAKKRARVQALIDQLGLRAAANTIIGDEGHRGVSGGERRRVSIGTDIIHDPILLFLDEPTSGLDSTSAFMVVKVLRRIAESGSIVITSIHQPSQRILGLLDRLILLSGGRTVFSGTPSALPSYFAEFGFPVPDDENRAEFALDLIREFESSPTGTKPLVDFHRAWQRMHAPSPGSAADADHQSLVPTTMSLKEAISASISRGKLVSGADVAGEAASMHTYANPFWVEMKVLTRRSAINTRRMPELFLIRLGAVVVTGAILATVFFRLDQSPKGAQERLGFFAFAMSTMFYTCADALPVFLQERYVFLRETAYGAYRRASYVLSNAIVSFPPLVVLSLSFAFTTFFAVGLAGGVPGFAFYALAILASFWAGSGFVTFLSGVIPHVMIGYTVVVAILAYFLLFSGFFINRDRIPGYWIWFHYLSLVKYPFEGVLQNEFGRGGECFVRGAQIFDNSPLAALPDAVKARVLASISSALGVGIGADTCLVTGRGVLQQAAVTQLGKWECLLITVAWGFLFRIFFYFSLVLGSKNKRR; from the coding sequence ATGGCGCACGCCGTGCACGACCGCCTCCCGTttctcgcctcgccgccggcgcccccgcctcCAGCGAGGGAGAGGGGCAGGAACCCGTCCCTCGCCGAGATGCTCcgcctcgtcggcgccgccaccgtcgaccCGGTGGCTGCCGCGGACGACGACGGAGCCGCGTCCGTGTTctcgcccccgctgccgctgccAGCCACgctggcgggaggcggcggcggcggcggcggcgatggcgagtgCGCGCCCATCGCCATCGGGCGGAGCGTCCAGTTCCGCCTCGCGTTCACCGGCCTGACCTACAGCGTCCGCGCCAAGCAGcagcgcggcgggcgcgccggCATGCTGCCCCTGCAGCGCCGCGTCacagcggcggcgcccgacgcgCACGCGCCGCGCATGAGGGCGCTGCTGGACGGCATCTCCGGGGAGGCGAGGGAGGGCGAGATCCTGGCCGTCATGGGCGCCAGCGGCTCCGGCAAGTCCACGCTCATCGACGCGCTCGCCAACCGCATCTCCCGCGACGCGCTCAAGGGCGCCGTCACGCTCAACGGCGAGCCCCTCACGGGGAACATCCTCAAGTCCATCTCCGCCTACGTCATGCAGGACGACCTGCTGTTCCCCATGCTCACCGTCGCCGAGACGCTCTCCTTCGCCGCCGAGTTCCGCCTCCCGCGGGCGCTGTCGCCGGCCAAgaagcgcgcgcgcgtgcaagCGCTCATCGACCAGCTCGGGCTCCGCGCGGCGGCCAACACCATCATCGGCGACGAGGGCCACCGCGGTGTGTCCGGGGGCGAGCGCCGCAGGGTCTCCATCGGCACCGACATCATCCACGACCCgatcctcctcttcctcgacGAGCCCACGTCGGGGCTCGACTCCACCTCGGCGTTCATGGTGGTGAAGGTGCTGCGCCGCATCGCCGAGAGCGGCAGCATTGTCATCACGTCCATCCACCAGCCGAGCCAGCGcatcctcggcctcctcgaccgcctcatcctcctctccggcggccgcACCGTCTTCAGCGGGACGCCTTCCGCCCTCCCGTCCTACTTCGCCGAGTTCGGCTTCCCGGTCCCCGACGACGAGAACCGCGCCGAGTTCGCGCTCGACCTGATCCGCGAGTTCGAGTCGTCGCCGACGGGGACCAAGCCGCTCGTCGACTTCCACCGCGCGTGGCAGCGCATGCACGCGCCGAGCCCCGGCTCGGCGGCGGACGCCGATCATCAGTCGCTGGTGCCCACGACGATGTCGCTCAAGGAGGCCATCAGCGCGAGCATTTCGCGTGGGAAGCTGGTGTCGGGCGCCGACGTGGCCGGAGAGGCGGCGTCGATGCACACGTACGCGAACCCGTTCTGGGTGGAGATGAAGGTGCTGACGAGGCGGTCGGCGATCAACACGCGGCGCATGCCGGAGCTGTTCCTGATCCGTCTTGGCGCCGTGGTGGTCACCGGCGCGATCCTGGCCACGGTCTTCTTCCGGCTGGACCAGTCCCCCAAGGGCGCGCAGGAACGGCTGGGCTTCTTCGCCTTCGCCATGTCCACCATGTTCTACACCTGCGCCGACGCGCTGCCGGTGTTCCTCCAGGAGCGCTACGTCTTCCTCCGGGAGACGGCGTACGGCGCGTACCGGCGTGCCTCCTACGTGCTCTCCAACGCCATCGTCTCCTTCCCGCCGCTGGTGGTCCTGTCCCTCTCCTTCGCCTTCACCACCTTCTTCGCcgtggggctcgccggcggcgtgcccgGGTTCGCCTTCTACGCGCTGGCCATCCTGGCGTCCTTCTGGGCCGGGAGCGGGTTCGTGACGTTCCTCTCCGGCGTGATCCCGCACGTGATGATCGGGTACACCGTGGTGGTGGCCATCCTCGCCTACTTCCTGCTCTTCAGCGGCTTCTTCATCAACCGCGACCGGATCCCGGGCTACTGGATCTGGTTCCACTACCTGTCGCTGGTCAAGTACCCCTTCGAGGGGGTGCTGCAGAACGAgttcgggcgcggcggcgagtgcTTCGTGCGGGGCGCGCAGATCTTCGACAACTCGCCGCTGGCCGCGCTGCCGGACGCCGTCAAGGCCCGGGTGCTCGCGTCCATCAGCTCCGCGCTCGGGGTGGGGATCGGCGCCGACACGTGCCTCGTCACTGGCCGCGGCGTGCTGCAGCAGGCGGCGGTGACGCAGCTCGGCAAGTGGGAGTGCCTGCTCATCACGGTGGCCTGGGGGTTCCTCTTCCGGATCTTCTTCTACTTCAGCCTCGTGCTCGGCAGCAAGAACAAGCGGAGGTGA
- the LOC120708582 gene encoding protein CANDIDATE G-PROTEIN COUPLED RECEPTOR 7-like encodes MARAAAAASAALLLLAVAGVLIRPAAAEIKQEFFKDDPRGSILFEKFGFGPHGMVSVSVTGARASPALAKPDPSQLGFFLLSDEALFEAIYEQPPPTNLNPNPESSPNCVLSSPYVIPLFTFAEVEAAGGHYKKTFPITHPDEYSLFFASCAPETKVTMEVRTDMYNTNPDGTKDYLSVGMASVPAIYAFFAVCYVAFLAGWLYITLHRNRLSAHRIHHLMTGLLVARMLYCISAAEDQHYIRTAGTPHGWDVMFYLFQLVKGVILFAVIALIGTGWSFLKPFLQDKEKKVLMVVIPLQVAANIAAAVVGETGPFLQGWVTWNQIFLFVDVACCCAVLFPVVWSMRSLRESSKTDGKAARTLAKLTLFRQFYVVVIGYLYFTRIIVYALKTITNYKYRWVSVAAEEVATMAFYMFMFYMFRPAERNQYFALDDDEEEAAEMALREEEFEL; translated from the coding sequence atggcccgcgccgccgccgccgcaagcgcggccctcctcctcctcgccgtagCCGGGGTCCTAAtccgtccggcggcggcggagatcaAGCAGGAGTTCTTCAAGGACGACCCCCGCGGCTCCATCCTCTTCGAGAAGTTCGGCTTCGGCCCCCACGGCATGGTGTCCGTCTCCGTCACCGGCGCCAGGGCCTCCCCCGCGCTCGCCAAGCCGGACCCCTCGCAGCtcggcttcttcctcctctccgacGAGGCGCTCTTCGAGGCCATCTAcgagcagccgccgcccacgaatCTGAACCCCAACCCGGAGTCCTCCCCCAACTGCGTCCTCTCCAGCCCCTACGTCATACCGCTCTTCACCTTCGCCGAAGTCGAAGCCGCCGGCGGCCACTACAAGAAGACCTTCCCCATCACCCACCCCGACGAGTACAGCCTCTTCTTCGCCAGCTGCGCGCCGGAGACCAAAGTCACCATGGAGGTCCGCACCGACATGTACAACACCAACCCGGACGGCACCAAGGACTACCTCTCCGTCGGCATGGCCTCCGTCCCGGCGATCTACGCCTTCTTCGCCGTCTGCTACGTCGCCTTCCTGGCCGGCTGGCTCTACATCACTCTCCACCGCAACCGCCTCTCCGCGCACCGCATCCACCACCTCATGACCGGCCTGCTCGTCGCGCGTATGCTCTACTGCATCTCGGCGGCCGAGGACCAGCACTACATCCGCACCGCCGGGACACCGCACGGCTGGGACGTCATGTTCTACCTGTTCCAGCTCGTGAAGGGTGTGATCTTGTTCGCTGTGATCGCGCTGATCGGGACCGGGTGGTCGTTCCTCAAGCCATTCCTGCAGGACAAGGAGAAGAAGGTGCTCATGGTGGTGATCCCGTTGCAGGTCGCAGCTAACATCGCTGCTGCTGTGGTCGGCGAGACAGGGCCATTCTTGCAGGGATGGGTGACATGGAACCAGATCTTCCTGTTCGTTGATGTTGCCTGCTGCTGCGCTGTGCTCTTCCCAGTTGTGTGGTCGATGCGCTCACTTCGGGAGTCATCCAAGACAGACGGCAAGGCGGCCAGAACCCTTGCCAAGCTCACGCTCTTCCGCCAGTTCTATGTCGTCGTGATTGGATACTTGTACTTCACTAGGATCATTGTGTATGCCCTCAAGACAATCACCAACTACAAGTACAGATGGGTGAGTGTTGCGGCTGAGGAGGTGGCCACCATGGCATTCTACATGTTTATGTTCTACATGTTCAGGCCAGCGGAGAGGAACCAGTACTTTGCCCTCGACGATGATGAGGAGGAAGCTGCAGAGATGGCGCTCCGTGAGGAGGAATTTGAGCTCTAG